A single Glycine soja cultivar W05 chromosome 14, ASM419377v2, whole genome shotgun sequence DNA region contains:
- the LOC114383562 gene encoding probable serine/threonine-protein kinase WNK11 isoform X1, translating to MMPSVNPDKDSEPFVETDPTGRYGRYSELLGCGAVKKVYRAFDQEEGIEVAWNQVKLRNFCDDPAMLDRLYSEVRLLRSLSNKHIIALYNVWRDEQRNTLNFITEVCTSGNLREYRKKHRHVSIKALKKWSKQILKGLNYLHLHDPCIIHRDLNCSNVFVNGNTGQVKIGDLGLATIVGKNHCAHTILGTPEFMAPELYDEDYTELVDIYSFGMCVLEMVTVEIPYSECDNVAKIYKKVSSGVRPAALNKVKDPEVKAFIEKCLAQPRARPSAAELLRDPFFDEIVDDDENDDCSCSYQ from the exons GGTCGCTATGGTAGATACAGTGAGTTGCTTGGATGTGGTGCTGTGAAGAAAGTGTATCGTGCATTTGATCAGGAAGAAGGAATAGAGGTGGCATGGAACCAGGTGAAGCTGAGAAATTTCTGTGATGACCCTGCCATGTTGGATAGGCTTTACTCTGAAGTGAGGTTGCTCAGAAGCTTGTCCAACAAGCACATCATTGCACTTTACAATGTGTGGAGGGATGAGCAGCGAAACACTTTGAATTTCATCACTGAGGTTTGCACCAGTGGGAATTTGAGGGAGTACAGGAAAAAGCACAGGCATGTTTCCATAAAGGCACTAAAGAAGTGGTCTAAGCAGATTTTGAAAGGGTTGAATTATTTGCACTTGCATGATCCCTGCATCATCCACAGAGATCTCAATTGCAGCAATGTGTTTGTCAATGGGAATACTGGCCAG GTTAAGATTGGTGACTTGGGTTTGGCAACAATTGTGGGCAAGAACCATTGTGCACACACGATTCTTGGCACACCAGAATTTATGGCTCCAGAGTTATACGATGAAGACTACACAGAATTGGTGGACATATACTCATTTGGGATGTGTGTGTTAGAGATGGTGACAGTGGAGATTCCTTATAGTGAATGTGACAATGTTGCTAAGATATACAAGAAGGTGTCTTCTGGAGTTAGACCTGCTGCCTTGAACAAGGTCAAAGATCCTGAGGTTAAGGCCTTTATTGAGAAGTGTCTTGCTCAGCCAAGGGCTAGGCCTTCTGCAGCTGAGCTTCTCAGAGATCCTTTCTTTGATGAGATTGTTGATGATGACGAAAATGATGACTGTTCTTGTTCATACCAATAG
- the LOC114383562 gene encoding probable serine/threonine-protein kinase WNK11 isoform X2: MPSVNPDKDSEPFVETDPTGRYGRYSELLGCGAVKKVYRAFDQEEGIEVAWNQVKLRNFCDDPAMLDRLYSEVRLLRSLSNKHIIALYNVWRDEQRNTLNFITEVCTSGNLREYRKKHRHVSIKALKKWSKQILKGLNYLHLHDPCIIHRDLNCSNVFVNGNTGQVKIGDLGLATIVGKNHCAHTILGTPEFMAPELYDEDYTELVDIYSFGMCVLEMVTVEIPYSECDNVAKIYKKVSSGVRPAALNKVKDPEVKAFIEKCLAQPRARPSAAELLRDPFFDEIVDDDENDDCSCSYQ; the protein is encoded by the exons GGTCGCTATGGTAGATACAGTGAGTTGCTTGGATGTGGTGCTGTGAAGAAAGTGTATCGTGCATTTGATCAGGAAGAAGGAATAGAGGTGGCATGGAACCAGGTGAAGCTGAGAAATTTCTGTGATGACCCTGCCATGTTGGATAGGCTTTACTCTGAAGTGAGGTTGCTCAGAAGCTTGTCCAACAAGCACATCATTGCACTTTACAATGTGTGGAGGGATGAGCAGCGAAACACTTTGAATTTCATCACTGAGGTTTGCACCAGTGGGAATTTGAGGGAGTACAGGAAAAAGCACAGGCATGTTTCCATAAAGGCACTAAAGAAGTGGTCTAAGCAGATTTTGAAAGGGTTGAATTATTTGCACTTGCATGATCCCTGCATCATCCACAGAGATCTCAATTGCAGCAATGTGTTTGTCAATGGGAATACTGGCCAG GTTAAGATTGGTGACTTGGGTTTGGCAACAATTGTGGGCAAGAACCATTGTGCACACACGATTCTTGGCACACCAGAATTTATGGCTCCAGAGTTATACGATGAAGACTACACAGAATTGGTGGACATATACTCATTTGGGATGTGTGTGTTAGAGATGGTGACAGTGGAGATTCCTTATAGTGAATGTGACAATGTTGCTAAGATATACAAGAAGGTGTCTTCTGGAGTTAGACCTGCTGCCTTGAACAAGGTCAAAGATCCTGAGGTTAAGGCCTTTATTGAGAAGTGTCTTGCTCAGCCAAGGGCTAGGCCTTCTGCAGCTGAGCTTCTCAGAGATCCTTTCTTTGATGAGATTGTTGATGATGACGAAAATGATGACTGTTCTTGTTCATACCAATAG
- the LOC114384695 gene encoding heterogeneous nuclear ribonucleoprotein 1-like, which yields MESDLGKLFIGGISWDTDDERLKEYFGKYGEVIEAVIMRDRTTGRARGFGFVVFADPSAAERVIMDKHIIDGRTVEAKKAVPRDDQQTINRQSGSIHGSPSPGRTKKIFVGGLPSTITESDFKKYFDQFGTIADVVVMYDHNTQRPRGFGFITYDSEEAVDRVLYKTFHELNGKMVEVKRAVPKELSPGPTRSPLIGYNYGLNRTSGFLNSYAQGFNMNPIGGYGVRMDGRFSPLTSARSGFSPFGSSGYGMGVNLDLELNPSYGGTSSYGGSLGYARMSPFNNGNSNRYTTPIGNSGGNGRSDSLMNSASRSVWGNGGQNNAANSPVSPGAYLGSGSGAFGVSIGNGGTNWGPSVPTQGGGAATGYSTWGNSYDGGDNNISLGGGGYGRNSSPSVPQSSTFTAPTGDYEGSYGNLYRNGSVYSDSTWRSAASEIDASGSFGYGGLGGIASDDPVKSSDGFIGNYNVISRQTNRGIAA from the exons ATGGAGTCGGATCTTGGCAAGCTCTTCATTGGGGGAATTTCCTGGGACACCGATGACGAACGTCTCAAAGAATATTTTGGGAAATATGGAGAGGTGATAGAGGCTGTGATCATGAGAGATCGGACAACAGGCCGTGCTCGTGGTTTCGGTTTTGTTGTCTTTGCTGATCCTTCTGCTGCAGAGAGAGTCATTATGGATAAGCACATAATTGATGGCCGCACA GTTGAAGCTAAGAAAGCTGTTCCTAGGGATGATCAGCAAACTATAAACAGACAGTCTGGTAGCATCCATGGATCTCCGAGTCCTGGACGCACCAAAAAGATTTTTGTTGGAGGTTTACCATCAACAATCACAGAGAGTGACTTTAAGAAGTACTTTGATCAGTTTGGTACAATTGCTGATGTTGTTGTAATGTATGATCACAATACCCAGAGGCCAAGAGGTTTTGGCTTCATCACTTATGATTCAGAAGAAGCTGTGGACAGAGTTCTTTATAAGACATTTCATGAACTCAATGGGAAGATGGTTGAGGTCAAGAGGGCAGTTCCTAAAGAGCTTTCCCCTGGACCTACCCGAAGCCCATTGATAGGATATAACTATGGTTTGAATAGGACCAGTGGCTTCCTAAATAGTTATGCTCAGGGTTTCAATATGAATCCAATTGGAGGTTATGGAGTCAGGATGGATGGAAGGTTTAGTCCTCTTACTAGTGCCAGAAGTGGGTTTAGCCCATTTGGCTCCAGTGGTTATGGAATGGGAGTGAATTTGGATTTAGAATTGAACCCAAGCTATGGAGGGACTTCCAGTTATGGTGGCAGTCTGGGATACGCTCGGATGAGTCCTTTCAACAATGGCAACTCTAACAGATATACCACTCCTATTGGCAATAGCGGGGGCAATGGGAGAAGCGATTCTCTTATGAACTCAGCTTCCCGGAGTGTTTGGGGAAATGGGGGCCAGAACAATGCTGCCAATAGTCCAGTCAGCCCTGGCGCTTACTTGGGATCTGGAAGTGGGGCTTTTGGTGTTTCAATTGGAAATGGTGGCACCAATTGGGGTCCATCAGTTCCAACCCAGGGTGGAGGGGCTGCCACTGGGTATAGTACTTGGGGTAACTCTTATGATGGTGGAGATAACAACATCAGTTTAGGAGGTGGAGGGTATGGAAGGAACAGCAGCCCCAGTGTGCCTCAATCCTCAACATTTACTGCACCAACTGGTGATTATGAAGGATCCTATGGGAACTTGTACCGCAATGGTTCAGTTTACAGTGACTCAACTTGGCGGTCTGCTGCTTCTGAGATAGATGCTTCTGGTTCGTTTGGTTACGGTGGACTTGGTGGTATAGCTTCAGATGATCCAGTAAAGAGTTCTGATGGTTTTATTGGAAACTACAATGTAATAAGTAGACAAACTAATAGAG GAATTGCTGCTTAG